From a single Acidaminococcales bacterium genomic region:
- a CDS encoding HU family DNA-binding protein produces the protein MNKAELIASVAEKTGFSKKDAEKALNAMLDSIKNEVAGKNKVQIIGFGTFEARERGARIGKNPRTKEEINISASTVPVFKAGKGFKELTNK, from the coding sequence ATGAACAAAGCGGAACTTATTGCGAGCGTAGCCGAGAAGACGGGATTTAGCAAGAAGGATGCGGAAAAAGCTTTGAATGCAATGCTTGACAGCATCAAAAATGAGGTTGCCGGCAAAAACAAAGTGCAGATCATCGGCTTCGGCACTTTTGAGGCGCGGGAACGCGGCGCCCGCATAGGGAAAAACCCCCGGACAAAAGAGGAAATAAACATCTCCGCGTCGACGGTTCCTGTGTTTAAGGCCGGCAAGGGCTTTAAAGAGCTTACCAATAAATAG